One genomic region from Granulimonas faecalis encodes:
- the tatC gene encoding twin-arginine translocase subunit TatC, translating to MPIGPARMPLMDHLGELRRRLTIIVVAVVVCAVAVYMATPTIIDIVIDPIRGFLPNGGKLAIMSSLGGFTIRFKVACFAAVIITCPIIIWEVLAFFLPALKPNEQRWVVPTVGAMVALFFLGMVFCYFVILPAAFGWMIDQSSAFATVLPNAEDYISIIMLLEIGFGIAFQVPLVIFYLSILHLVTYKTFRENWRFIYVGLLVFSAVVTPDASPVTMFFMFAALVMLYEASLAVARVVLVRQDGPESLRWTREDYELHAERADD from the coding sequence GCGAGCTGCGCCGCCGGCTCACCATCATCGTGGTGGCCGTCGTCGTCTGCGCCGTGGCCGTCTACATGGCCACGCCCACCATCATCGACATCGTCATCGACCCCATCCGCGGCTTCCTGCCCAACGGCGGCAAGCTCGCCATCATGAGCTCTCTCGGCGGCTTCACCATCCGCTTCAAGGTGGCCTGCTTCGCGGCCGTCATCATCACGTGCCCCATCATCATCTGGGAGGTCCTGGCGTTCTTCCTGCCGGCGCTCAAGCCCAACGAGCAGCGCTGGGTGGTGCCCACGGTGGGGGCCATGGTGGCGCTGTTCTTCCTCGGCATGGTGTTCTGCTACTTCGTCATCCTGCCGGCGGCCTTCGGCTGGATGATCGACCAGTCGAGCGCCTTCGCCACGGTGCTGCCCAACGCCGAGGACTACATCTCCATCATCATGCTGCTGGAGATAGGCTTCGGCATCGCCTTCCAGGTGCCCCTCGTGATCTTCTACCTGTCGATCCTGCACCTGGTGACCTACAAGACGTTCCGCGAGAACTGGCGCTTCATCTATGTCGGGCTCCTGGTCTTCTCGGCCGTGGTCACGCCCGACGCCAGCCCGGTTACCATGTTCTTCATGTTCGCCGCGCTCGTCATGCTCTACGAGGCGTCCCTCGCCGTGGCCCGCGTGGTGTTGGTGCGGCAGGACGGGCCGGAGTCGCTCCGGTGGACCCGCGAGGACTACGAGCTCCACGCGGAGCGCGCCGACGACTAG
- a CDS encoding DNA topoisomerase I, translating to MVLVIAEKNDAAKQIARLLSESGRPENDKVYDTPVYRFRRGGDDWVAVGLRGHILAPDFPRELHYADGEGWFAVDEDGEVLAADVPDTLPRPPFDGGLKKDGTPKKPRKPYLPDGIDIKGWKVPSLPYLVWAPVEKKPAEKGIIRALKNLAKKADEVVIATDFDREGELIGSDALSQVRMVNPDVPVTRARYSAYTKAEIDHAFDNLVELDQDLADAGESRQYIDLIWGAALTRYLTMARYGGFGNVRSAGRVQTPTLALVVERERERQAFVPEDYWVIQGMGEKDGEEFRISHAKGRFWKAEEAEEAFAAVKGATEGTVCAVTRKSRTSKPPAPFNTTSLQAAAAAEGLAPGRTMRLAESLYMDGLISYPRVDNTVYPSSLDLAATAKALRKVPAYAPVVDQILSGGPVKATRGKQETTDHPPIYPTAPADPDKLEPAAWKLYNLVARRFLATLMGPAVIEGTKVEIDVAGQPFLASGDVLKTKGYRAIYPYGLKKDEQLPAMAEGDAVAVRDVACEAKQTEPPARYSQGRLIQEMERRGLGTKSTRASIIDRLFQVKYLKNNPVEPSQLGMAIIDALDRFAPTITTPEMTSTLEDDMTRVSEGATSEAAVVDRSRALLAGMMDDLIEHTDDLGEAIADAVTADARVGACPKCGKDLVLKNSAKTRSRFIGCMGWPDCDVTYPVPGRNTDKIEPLEEPCPECGAPRLKVWPFRSKPYEQCVNPVCPTNREPDVVVGTCPVCAEAGRHGDLVAHKSEKTGKRFIRCTNYDECGVSYPLPQRGKLSATGETCPHCGAPVVEVETDRGPWRICVNMDCPGKEKRGKGAPRGRARTARKRS from the coding sequence GTGGTACTCGTCATCGCCGAGAAGAACGACGCGGCCAAGCAGATAGCCCGGCTCCTGAGCGAGTCCGGGAGGCCCGAGAACGACAAGGTCTACGACACGCCGGTTTACCGCTTCCGCCGCGGGGGCGACGACTGGGTGGCCGTCGGCCTGCGCGGCCACATCCTGGCCCCCGACTTCCCGCGGGAGCTGCACTACGCCGACGGCGAGGGCTGGTTCGCCGTGGACGAGGACGGCGAGGTCCTGGCCGCCGACGTCCCCGACACCCTGCCGAGGCCCCCGTTCGACGGCGGTCTCAAGAAGGACGGCACCCCCAAGAAACCCCGCAAGCCCTACCTGCCCGACGGCATCGACATCAAGGGCTGGAAGGTGCCGAGCCTGCCGTACCTCGTGTGGGCCCCGGTGGAGAAGAAGCCGGCCGAGAAGGGCATCATCCGCGCCCTCAAGAACCTGGCCAAGAAGGCCGACGAGGTGGTCATCGCCACGGACTTCGACCGCGAGGGCGAGCTCATCGGCTCCGACGCCCTCTCCCAGGTGCGCATGGTCAACCCCGACGTCCCGGTGACCCGCGCCCGCTACTCCGCCTACACCAAGGCCGAGATCGACCACGCCTTCGACAACCTCGTGGAGCTCGACCAGGACCTCGCCGACGCCGGCGAGAGCCGTCAGTACATCGACCTCATCTGGGGTGCCGCCCTCACGCGCTACCTCACCATGGCCCGCTACGGCGGCTTCGGCAACGTGCGCAGCGCCGGTCGCGTGCAGACCCCCACGCTCGCCCTCGTGGTGGAGCGCGAGCGCGAGCGCCAGGCGTTCGTGCCCGAGGACTACTGGGTCATCCAGGGCATGGGCGAGAAGGACGGCGAGGAGTTCAGGATCTCCCACGCCAAGGGTCGCTTCTGGAAGGCCGAGGAGGCCGAGGAGGCCTTCGCCGCCGTGAAGGGGGCCACCGAGGGCACCGTGTGCGCCGTCACCCGCAAGAGCCGTACCTCCAAGCCCCCCGCGCCCTTCAACACCACGTCGCTCCAGGCCGCGGCCGCGGCCGAGGGGCTCGCGCCCGGCCGCACCATGCGCCTCGCAGAGTCGCTCTACATGGACGGCCTCATCTCCTACCCCCGCGTGGACAACACGGTCTACCCGTCGTCGCTCGACCTCGCCGCCACGGCCAAGGCCCTCAGGAAGGTGCCGGCCTACGCCCCTGTGGTCGACCAGATCCTCTCGGGCGGCCCCGTCAAGGCCACCCGCGGCAAGCAGGAGACCACCGACCACCCGCCCATCTACCCCACGGCCCCGGCCGACCCCGACAAGCTCGAGCCCGCGGCCTGGAAGCTCTACAACCTCGTCGCCCGCCGCTTCCTCGCCACCCTCATGGGCCCCGCCGTCATCGAGGGCACCAAGGTGGAGATCGACGTGGCCGGCCAGCCGTTCCTGGCCTCCGGCGACGTGCTCAAGACCAAGGGCTACCGCGCCATCTACCCCTACGGCCTCAAGAAGGACGAGCAGCTGCCCGCCATGGCCGAGGGCGACGCCGTAGCCGTGCGCGACGTGGCCTGCGAGGCCAAGCAGACCGAGCCGCCGGCGCGCTACAGCCAGGGCCGCCTCATCCAGGAGATGGAGAGGCGCGGCCTGGGCACCAAGTCCACCCGTGCCTCCATCATCGACCGCCTCTTCCAGGTGAAGTACCTCAAGAACAACCCCGTGGAGCCGAGCCAGCTGGGCATGGCCATTATCGACGCCCTCGACCGGTTCGCCCCCACCATCACCACGCCGGAGATGACGAGCACCCTCGAGGACGACATGACCCGCGTGTCCGAGGGCGCCACGAGCGAGGCCGCCGTGGTGGACCGCTCCCGCGCGCTGCTTGCCGGCATGATGGACGACCTCATCGAGCACACCGACGACCTCGGTGAGGCCATCGCCGACGCCGTGACCGCCGACGCCCGCGTGGGCGCCTGCCCTAAGTGCGGCAAGGACCTCGTGCTCAAGAACTCCGCCAAGACCCGCTCCCGGTTCATCGGCTGCATGGGCTGGCCTGACTGCGACGTCACCTACCCGGTGCCGGGCCGCAACACCGACAAGATCGAGCCGCTCGAGGAGCCGTGCCCCGAGTGCGGCGCCCCGCGCCTCAAGGTGTGGCCGTTCCGCTCCAAGCCCTACGAGCAGTGCGTGAACCCCGTGTGTCCCACCAACCGCGAGCCCGATGTCGTGGTGGGCACCTGCCCGGTGTGCGCCGAGGCCGGCCGCCACGGCGACCTCGTGGCCCACAAGAGCGAGAAGACCGGCAAGCGTTTCATCCGGTGCACCAACTACGACGAGTGCGGTGTGAGCTACCCGCTGCCCCAGCGCGGCAAGCTGTCGGCCACGGGCGAGACCTGCCCCCACTGCGGGGCCCCCGTGGTGGAGGTGGAGACCGACCGCGGCCCCTGGCGCATCTGCGTGAACATGGACTGCCCCGGCAAGGAGAAGAGGGGCAAGGGCGCGCCCCGCGGCCGCGCCCGCACCGCCCGCAAGCGCTCGTAG
- a CDS encoding flavodoxin family protein, giving the protein MKVLLINGSPHAGGCTRTALNEVAGVLNECGVETQVKNVGASVRSGCLACGRCKRTGLCAVDDVVNEVIELLPGADGLVVGSPVYYSGANGGLCAFMDRLFYAASNRLAFKPAAAVCSARRAGTTATLERLNQYFLINNMPVVPSQYWNMVHGNSPEQVRRDAEGLQTMRTLGRNMAWMLRCIAAGQEAGVDRPLHEPGVRTNFIGD; this is encoded by the coding sequence ATGAAGGTCCTGCTCATCAACGGGAGCCCCCACGCCGGCGGGTGCACGCGCACCGCCCTCAACGAGGTGGCCGGCGTCCTCAACGAGTGCGGAGTCGAGACCCAGGTCAAGAACGTGGGCGCCTCGGTGCGCTCCGGCTGCCTCGCCTGCGGCCGCTGCAAGCGGACGGGCCTCTGCGCCGTCGACGACGTGGTCAACGAGGTCATCGAGCTCCTGCCGGGGGCCGACGGCCTCGTCGTGGGCTCGCCGGTCTACTACTCCGGCGCCAACGGCGGCCTCTGCGCGTTCATGGACCGCCTGTTCTACGCGGCCTCCAACCGCCTGGCCTTCAAGCCGGCGGCCGCCGTGTGCAGCGCGCGCCGCGCCGGCACCACGGCCACGTTGGAGCGGCTCAACCAGTACTTCCTCATCAACAATATGCCCGTGGTGCCGTCCCAGTACTGGAACATGGTCCACGGCAACAGCCCCGAGCAGGTGCGCCGCGACGCCGAGGGCCTGCAGACCATGCGCACCCTCGGCCGCAACATGGCCTGGATGCTCCGCTGCATCGCCGCGGGCCAGGAGGCGGGCGTCGACCGTCCGCTCCACGAGCCGGGCGTGCGCACCAACTTCATCGGCGACTGA
- a CDS encoding SDR family oxidoreductase, whose protein sequence is MSRRNLVITGANGYIASLVALYNADRFDIVPVTRADVDFADPEAVRAHFSALDFDLLLHTAAVAATALCENDPEMTHRVNVESPIALAEVCRDKGARFLFITTEQTFNAKTSGAPFAEDAEPESHSHYGRQKTEVDAWLAASDVDHVTLRLSWMMGMPLHGVRPSPNVALQVLEAVRTGTPASFKVHDRRCLTYAQNLADSFTQVCELPRGTYNFAAETDGSVYQCARRLAAAFGATPEEVDALIRPDLESYADQPRDYRLDSSKIRAAGIDPGTFEGNVAAIMADFGFPEKPF, encoded by the coding sequence ATGTCCAGGAGAAATCTCGTCATCACCGGCGCCAACGGCTACATCGCGAGCCTCGTGGCCCTGTACAACGCGGACCGGTTCGACATCGTGCCCGTGACCCGCGCCGACGTCGATTTCGCCGACCCCGAGGCCGTGCGCGCGCACTTCTCGGCGCTGGACTTCGACCTGCTCCTCCACACCGCCGCCGTGGCCGCCACGGCCCTCTGCGAGAACGATCCCGAGATGACCCACCGGGTGAACGTGGAGTCGCCCATCGCCCTAGCCGAGGTGTGCCGCGACAAGGGTGCGAGGTTCCTGTTCATCACCACCGAGCAGACCTTCAACGCCAAGACCTCCGGCGCGCCCTTCGCCGAGGACGCCGAGCCCGAGAGCCACTCCCATTACGGCCGCCAGAAGACCGAGGTGGACGCTTGGCTCGCCGCCTCCGATGTCGACCATGTGACCCTGCGCCTCTCCTGGATGATGGGCATGCCCCTCCACGGCGTGCGCCCGAGCCCCAACGTGGCGCTCCAGGTGCTCGAGGCCGTGCGCACCGGCACCCCGGCCTCGTTCAAGGTCCACGACCGCCGCTGCCTCACCTACGCTCAGAACCTGGCGGACTCCTTCACCCAGGTCTGCGAGCTGCCCCGGGGCACCTACAACTTCGCGGCCGAGACCGACGGCTCCGTGTACCAGTGCGCCCGGCGCCTGGCCGCGGCCTTCGGCGCGACGCCCGAGGAGGTCGACGCCCTCATTCGCCCGGACCTCGAGAGCTACGCCGACCAGCCCCGCGACTATCGCCTCGACTCCTCCAAGATCCGCGCCGCGGGCATCGACCCCGGCACCTTCGAGGGCAACGTGGCCGCCATCATGGCCGACTTCGGCTTCCCCGAGAAGCCCTTCTAG
- the tmk gene encoding dTMP kinase, whose amino-acid sequence MERGTFITLEGTDGSGKTTQAARLAAALEAAGREVVRLREPGGTAISEKVRALLLDPANGAMTAPCELLLYEASRAQLVGEVVGPALACGAWVVCDRFADSTTAYQRAGRGLPASMVEGANALACGDCVPDVTLWLDVSPRRALGRALSGGCDRIEAEGLAFQERVRAGYEDVWRRHGDRVARVDASGTPDEVWGAVVAALAERGVHV is encoded by the coding sequence GTGGAGCGGGGAACGTTCATAACCCTGGAGGGGACCGACGGGTCGGGCAAGACCACCCAGGCGGCACGGCTGGCGGCGGCCCTCGAGGCCGCGGGCCGCGAGGTCGTGCGCCTGCGGGAGCCCGGCGGCACCGCGATCTCAGAGAAGGTGCGGGCCCTCCTGCTGGACCCTGCCAACGGGGCCATGACGGCGCCGTGCGAGCTCCTCCTCTACGAGGCCTCCCGCGCCCAGCTGGTGGGGGAGGTCGTGGGGCCGGCCCTGGCCTGCGGCGCCTGGGTGGTGTGCGACCGGTTCGCCGACTCCACGACGGCCTACCAGCGCGCCGGCCGAGGCCTGCCCGCCTCCATGGTGGAGGGGGCCAACGCCCTGGCCTGCGGCGACTGCGTGCCCGACGTCACGCTCTGGCTCGACGTCAGCCCGCGTCGCGCCTTGGGGCGCGCCCTGTCCGGGGGTTGCGACCGCATCGAGGCCGAGGGCCTCGCCTTTCAGGAGCGCGTGCGCGCCGGCTACGAGGACGTCTGGCGCCGCCACGGCGACCGCGTGGCGCGCGTGGACGCGTCGGGCACCCCCGACGAGGTCTGGGGCGCCGTGGTGGCGGCCCTCGCCGAGAGGGGCGTCCATGTCTGA
- a CDS encoding DNA polymerase III subunit delta': protein MSETAVPPCLSALDGQPRVRRFLADALAQGRVGAAYLFCGTAGEEAHRAAVALAQALVCPRGGCGDTASCDDCRLVAAGDHPDVTILSPDSATGYRIEQVRDEVIARAQKTPVRSPAKVFVLERADQLRGVSANALLKTIEEPPGDTHFILCSPAPDLVLPTIVSRCQVVPFAPAAASAVAEAAAAAGVSEAEAAWALFVCPAAADAAALLASAPRRAVRDAVLDTLGRLGSLDGWGVLQAADTVAEAAAVSFSDGEGAMTDGEREERDRLLEEYLTRGALKAVKEQEKREDAAKERSGIMEAVAICESVLRDAFVATQDRAATPVNADAAPIVEALAAAGAERVAAACEAAERAAADIAHNVTPRLAVEAMLLAFKEALCPASSR, encoded by the coding sequence ATGTCTGAGACCGCCGTGCCCCCGTGCCTCTCCGCCCTCGACGGCCAGCCCCGGGTGAGGCGCTTCCTCGCCGACGCTCTGGCCCAGGGGCGCGTGGGGGCCGCCTACCTGTTCTGCGGCACTGCGGGCGAGGAGGCCCACAGGGCCGCCGTGGCCCTGGCCCAGGCCCTCGTGTGCCCCCGCGGCGGCTGCGGCGACACGGCCTCCTGCGACGACTGCCGCCTCGTGGCGGCCGGCGACCACCCCGACGTGACGATCCTGTCGCCCGACTCCGCCACGGGCTACCGCATCGAGCAGGTGCGCGACGAGGTCATCGCCCGCGCCCAGAAGACGCCGGTGCGCTCGCCGGCGAAGGTGTTCGTGCTGGAGCGGGCCGACCAGCTCCGCGGCGTCTCGGCCAACGCCCTGCTCAAGACCATCGAGGAGCCCCCGGGCGACACCCACTTCATCCTCTGCTCCCCCGCCCCCGACCTCGTGTTGCCCACCATCGTGAGCCGCTGCCAGGTGGTGCCCTTCGCGCCCGCGGCCGCAAGCGCCGTCGCCGAGGCGGCCGCCGCGGCCGGAGTCTCCGAGGCCGAGGCCGCCTGGGCGCTCTTCGTGTGCCCCGCGGCCGCCGACGCCGCGGCCCTGCTCGCCAGCGCGCCCCGCCGGGCCGTGCGCGACGCCGTGCTCGACACCCTCGGTCGCCTGGGGTCGCTCGACGGCTGGGGCGTCCTCCAGGCGGCCGACACCGTCGCCGAGGCGGCCGCCGTGTCGTTCTCGGACGGGGAGGGCGCGATGACCGACGGGGAGCGCGAGGAGCGGGACCGCCTGCTCGAGGAGTACCTCACCCGCGGCGCCCTCAAGGCCGTCAAGGAGCAGGAGAAGCGCGAGGATGCGGCCAAGGAGCGCTCGGGTATCATGGAGGCCGTCGCCATCTGCGAGTCCGTGCTGCGCGACGCCTTTGTCGCCACCCAGGACCGCGCCGCCACGCCCGTCAACGCCGACGCCGCCCCCATCGTGGAGGCCCTGGCCGCGGCCGGTGCCGAGCGCGTCGCCGCCGCCTGCGAGGCGGCCGAGCGCGCCGCCGCGGACATCGCGCACAACGTCACCCCCCGCCTGGCCGTCGAGGCCATGCTGCTCGCCTTCAAGGAGGCCCTATGCCCCGCGTCATCCCGGTGA
- a CDS encoding PSP1 domain-containing protein produces the protein MPRVIPVKFTFAFSDLWFDPAGAQIEAGDHAICETERGLEMGLVTEGVREVSETELRETIGDATLKPIVRKATDEDYDRAEELAAKGDEALPVFRRLAKESGLPIKPVGVEYLFGGERCVCYFAAEERVDFRQLVRDLSRALHERIDMRQIGVREEAALMGGYAGCGQELCCARWETRFEPVSIRMAKEQDLPLNSPKISGVCGRLMCCLRYEFEAYRDFKGRAPKKNAVIDTPLGKARICEYDTPREMLGLRLENGKSIKVPLAGMECSERACKKAEENHCPCRPDTVTRSMLEALESSEVQVALAELDRANGVGQQDFDDSDIVFVSEQRRRRRRAQVAEKKEEAAAKEAERAKRAARKAAKGESAGGDGQRPGRRRRRHHAGEGAEMQECRGAEARQDTRGGGAGAPKATRRRRPGDGGGRQDRQSRPGQGQGQGAEVRAPKERGTKERRDRGADRPRAQRPQQDAKGQPQGGQGAEKPRRRRRRRSNRPKGGGPAAE, from the coding sequence ATGCCCCGCGTCATCCCGGTGAAGTTCACCTTCGCCTTCTCCGACCTGTGGTTCGACCCCGCGGGGGCCCAGATCGAGGCCGGCGATCACGCCATCTGCGAGACGGAGCGCGGCCTGGAGATGGGGCTCGTGACCGAGGGCGTCCGCGAGGTCTCGGAGACCGAGCTCAGGGAGACCATCGGCGACGCCACCCTCAAGCCCATCGTGCGCAAGGCCACCGACGAGGACTACGACCGCGCCGAGGAACTCGCCGCCAAGGGCGACGAGGCACTGCCGGTGTTCCGCCGCCTGGCCAAGGAGTCAGGCCTGCCCATCAAGCCCGTGGGCGTGGAGTACCTCTTTGGCGGAGAGCGCTGCGTGTGCTACTTCGCCGCCGAGGAGCGTGTGGACTTCCGCCAGCTCGTGCGCGACCTCTCCCGGGCCCTCCACGAGCGCATCGACATGCGCCAGATCGGCGTGCGCGAGGAGGCCGCCCTCATGGGCGGCTATGCCGGCTGCGGCCAGGAGCTCTGCTGCGCCCGCTGGGAGACCCGCTTCGAGCCCGTCTCCATCCGCATGGCCAAGGAGCAGGACCTCCCGCTCAACAGCCCCAAGATCAGCGGTGTCTGCGGCCGTCTCATGTGCTGCCTGCGCTACGAGTTCGAGGCCTACCGTGACTTCAAGGGCCGCGCCCCCAAGAAGAACGCCGTGATCGACACCCCGCTCGGCAAGGCCAGGATCTGCGAGTACGACACCCCCCGCGAGATGCTGGGCCTGCGCCTGGAGAACGGCAAGTCCATCAAGGTGCCCCTGGCCGGCATGGAGTGCTCCGAGCGCGCCTGCAAGAAGGCCGAGGAGAATCACTGCCCGTGCCGCCCCGACACCGTGACCCGCTCCATGCTCGAGGCCCTGGAGTCCTCCGAGGTGCAGGTGGCCCTCGCCGAGCTCGACCGCGCCAACGGCGTGGGGCAGCAGGACTTCGACGACAGCGACATCGTGTTCGTGAGCGAGCAGCGCCGCCGTAGGCGCCGGGCGCAGGTGGCCGAGAAGAAGGAGGAGGCCGCCGCCAAGGAGGCCGAGCGCGCCAAGCGGGCCGCCCGCAAGGCCGCCAAGGGAGAGAGCGCCGGTGGCGACGGGCAGCGCCCGGGGCGCCGCCGCAGGCGCCACCACGCTGGCGAGGGCGCGGAGATGCAGGAGTGCCGCGGGGCCGAGGCCCGGCAGGACACCCGCGGGGGAGGGGCCGGCGCGCCCAAGGCGACGCGTAGGCGCCGCCCCGGCGACGGCGGTGGCCGCCAGGACCGGCAGAGCCGTCCCGGCCAGGGCCAAGGTCAGGGCGCCGAGGTGCGCGCGCCCAAGGAGCGCGGCACCAAGGAGCGCCGCGACCGGGGTGCCGACAGGCCCCGCGCCCAGCGCCCGCAGCAGGATGCCAAGGGCCAGCCCCAGGGGGGCCAGGGTGCGGAGAAACCGCGTCGCAGGCGCAGGCGCCGCTCCAACCGGCCCAAGGGCGGCGGCCCCGCCGCCGAGTAG
- a CDS encoding PTS sugar transporter subunit IIA, protein MSLFGLFNKNNEPNLEGIEPIEAMANPTTIAAPVTGAVIERTDVERDIFSEGLLGCGCGIKPQNEVVYAPVNGTVTVEYAGSQHAIGFVSEGGAQVIVHVGIDTVAMEGKGFTYLVEQGDGVKAGQPVLAFSREAIAEAGYDDIVTVAVVNADDFERVELVQHGHVDAGQILLEITD, encoded by the coding sequence ATGAGCCTCTTCGGCCTGTTCAACAAGAACAACGAGCCCAACCTCGAGGGCATTGAGCCCATCGAGGCCATGGCCAACCCCACCACCATCGCCGCCCCTGTGACAGGTGCCGTCATCGAGCGCACGGATGTTGAGCGCGACATCTTCTCCGAGGGCCTCCTCGGCTGTGGCTGCGGCATCAAGCCCCAGAACGAGGTCGTCTACGCCCCCGTCAACGGCACCGTCACCGTGGAGTACGCCGGCAGCCAGCACGCCATCGGCTTCGTGAGCGAGGGCGGCGCCCAGGTGATCGTGCACGTGGGCATCGACACGGTGGCCATGGAGGGCAAGGGCTTCACCTACCTCGTGGAGCAGGGCGACGGCGTGAAGGCCGGGCAGCCCGTGCTCGCCTTCTCCCGCGAGGCCATCGCCGAGGCCGGCTACGACGACATCGTGACCGTCGCCGTCGTGAACGCCGACGACTTCGAGCGCGTGGAGCTCGTGCAGCACGGCCACGTGGACGCCGGCCAGATCCTCCTGGAGATCACCGACTAG
- a CDS encoding transporter substrate-binding domain-containing protein, whose product MTESSAPAVQQSTANGGLPKRPAARVLTRRGFLSAGALAAATVALAGCGAAPDGAQAEAAEGGSGSQTLRVGMEAAYAPYNWQVTEASDTTIPIENVSGAYADGYDVQVAKHVAAALDREPVAVKLSFDGLIDALASGQIDVIIAGMAPTEERRQSIDFSDPYFEGTYGLFVREGSPYEDAKTLVDLSGASVVGQKGTKLDDIIDEIPGVVHMTPLPSVPNVLAALQQGAADAATYNMENEAAYLRSNPGIVPVRFDEGEGFPDVVTTGVGVAKGNDDMLAVINGALADLSDAERQELWDGAVERQPE is encoded by the coding sequence ATGACCGAGAGCAGCGCCCCCGCGGTGCAGCAGTCCACAGCGAACGGCGGGCTGCCCAAGCGCCCCGCCGCCCGCGTCCTCACACGCAGGGGGTTCCTGTCCGCCGGCGCCCTCGCGGCGGCGACGGTCGCGCTCGCCGGCTGCGGCGCGGCGCCCGACGGCGCCCAGGCCGAGGCGGCCGAGGGCGGGTCCGGGTCCCAGACGCTGCGGGTGGGCATGGAGGCGGCCTACGCCCCCTACAACTGGCAGGTGACGGAGGCGTCGGACACCACCATCCCCATCGAGAACGTCTCCGGCGCCTATGCGGACGGCTACGACGTCCAGGTCGCCAAGCATGTGGCCGCCGCCCTCGACCGTGAGCCCGTGGCCGTCAAGCTCTCGTTCGACGGCCTCATCGACGCCCTGGCCTCGGGTCAGATCGACGTCATCATCGCCGGTATGGCCCCCACCGAGGAGCGCCGCCAGTCCATCGACTTCTCCGACCCCTACTTCGAGGGCACCTACGGCCTGTTCGTGCGCGAGGGTTCGCCCTATGAGGACGCCAAGACCCTCGTGGACCTCTCCGGCGCCTCCGTCGTGGGTCAGAAGGGCACCAAGCTCGACGACATCATCGACGAGATCCCCGGCGTGGTGCACATGACCCCGCTGCCCTCCGTGCCCAACGTGCTCGCCGCCCTCCAGCAGGGCGCCGCGGACGCCGCCACCTACAACATGGAGAACGAGGCTGCCTACCTGCGGAGCAACCCCGGCATCGTGCCGGTGCGGTTCGATGAGGGCGAGGGCTTCCCCGATGTGGTGACCACCGGCGTGGGTGTGGCCAAGGGCAACGACGACATGCTCGCCGTCATCAACGGGGCCCTGGCCGACCTCTCCGACGCGGAGCGCCAGGAGCTGTGGGACGGCGCCGTCGAGCGCCAGCCGGAGTGA